A stretch of the Enoplosus armatus isolate fEnoArm2 chromosome 13, fEnoArm2.hap1, whole genome shotgun sequence genome encodes the following:
- the ca4a gene encoding carbonic anhydrase 4a, translated as MQTHVKKPSHCVAFPRPSQRRSDMQQLILPVLLASLWTTCTGAGDWCYQSQFTCDHQCNVPDKWNHANSDCAGKYQSPINVVTRKTLKDERLTPLQFDNYQQTFRGTIKNNGHSVQVGVPHLSTVSGGGLPDRYKAVQFHLHWGNNGGPGSEHTIDGEQYPMELHIVHMKHQYTDLTTALSDPEGVAVLGFFYERSNSANRKYDPIINALQSITATNGNTSLQPVSLAQLIPSEQNLTTYYRYKGSLTTPGCTEAVIWTLFENPIPLSMDQLRAFSELKFHDGKPMVGTFRPVQPLNGRQVFRSGGAVILASSALLVAAIATALGLSRPN; from the exons ATGCAAACACATGTCA AAAAACCAAGTCATTGTGTCGCCTTCCCTCGGCCGAGTCAGAGACGCTCCGACATGCAGCAGCTCATCCTGCCCGTTCTGCTGGCCTCCCTCTGGACTACCTGCACAGGAGCAGGAG attgGTGCTATCAGTCCCAGTTCACCTGTGATCATCAGTGCAATG tGCCAGACAAGTGGAACCACGCCAACAGCGACTGTGCGGGAAAATACCAGTCACCCATCAACGTCGTCACCAGAAAGACTTTGAAAGACGAGCGGCTGACTCCTCTCCAGTTCGACAACTACCAGCAGACCTTCAGAGGCACCATCAAGAACAACGGCCACTCGG TTCAGGTCGGAGTTCCTCACCTGAGCACCGTCTCAGGTGGAGGCCTGCCGGACAGGTACAAGGCCGTGCAGTTCCACCTGCACTGGGGCAACAACGGAGGGCCCGGCTCCGAACACACCATCGATGGGGAGCAGTATCCCATGGAG CTGCACATTGTTCACATGAAGCACCAGTACACTGATCTGACGACAGCACTATCAGACCCAGAGGGAGTTGCAGTCCTCGGGTTTTTCTACGAG agGTCAAATAGTGCAAACCGAAAGTATGACCCCATCATCAACGCTCTGCAGAGCATCACAGCAACAA atgGCAACACATCTCTGCAGCCCGTCTCCTTGGCACAACTAATTCCATCGGAGCAGAACCTGACCACCTATTACCGCTATAAGGGCTCTCTGACCACCCCAGGGTGCACTGAGGCGGTGATTTGGACTTTGTTTGAGAATCCCATCCCTCTGAGCATGGATCAG CTGCGGGCGTTCTCTGAGCTCAAATTCCACGATGGGAAGCCGATGGTGGGGACCTTCAGGCCGGTCCAGCCCCTGAACGGCCGGCAGGTGTTCCGGTCGGGAGGCGCAGTAATCCTGGCCAGCTCCGCCCTCCTCGTGGCCGCCATCGCCACGGCCTTGGGACTGTCCCGGCCCAACTAG
- the mtmr4 gene encoding phosphatidylinositol-3,5-bisphosphate 3-phosphatase MTMR4, producing the protein MSLAGRVSCSMLNCFGEDGPPSLEYIKAKDLFPQKELVKEDESLQVPFPVLQGEGVEYLGHADEAIIAISNYRLHIKFKDSVINTYPGMDNEISVPLRLIEGVESRDMFQLHIICKDSKVVRCHFATFKQCQEWVKRLIRAIAHPSRLEDLFALAYHAWCLGGSADDEDQHVHLCRPGDHVRQRMEMEVKRMGFDTQNVWRVSDINCNYKLCSSYPQKLLVPIWITDKELESVASFRSWKRIPVVVYRHQKNGAVIARCSQPEISWWGWRNTDDEYLVTSIAKACHMDAGAKGTCGAPACRQRGEAPDSCDSDFDSSLTGGSGCDNNTVPQKLLILDARSYTAAVANRAKGGGCECEEYYPNCEVMFMGMANIHAIRNSFQALRTVCSQIPDPGNWLSSLESTRWLQHLSVMLKAATLVCSAVERDGRPVLVHCSDGWDRTPQIVALAKILLDPYYRTLEGFQLLVETEWLDYGHKFGDRCGHQENADDVSEQCPVFLQWLDCVHQLLKQFPCLFEFNEAFLVKLVQHTYSCLYGTFLCNNAREREARNIYKRTCSVWSLLRSGNKNFQNFLYIPSHDMVLQPVCHTRALQLWTAVYLPTSSPCTAVDDSMELYLPPSVTGDELTSRSLDRLPKTRSMDNLLSAFENGVPLTRTSSDPNLNKHCQEGRSAPEPSPATEETSADISDEVIPDAGLDSSEGEPLHQSPAKTPEDGPGAESCEDAPEEPCLTTQPLPSPPLPPVPLSKDAAVAHTPFPTPVLQQALPQITNPPLPPPPLEAESPCRTAESPTSPTHKSEPCLPLPCNGTQPAATTPTSPLNGHTDGLPESAGLLALKRLTPLLPMEDSTETLTGEGELSPVLPPTVGRDLSQNHFNYEEQPESQPESQPESQPQSQPQVQPQKEKEDMRTDVVKGRERVLTVAAAPVDYTQVAARHLISQSQLSDLSLLSSHWESVQGLVQSACSSASHSGITRALQPNTYQSRRLASKLLRSQGFAIANGSQCCRREALCCPSSPLQPGWLSAARSAGYTGLCGPAAAAAAAALNSYSLAGHQLLPVSYSSPSASGSPPPPQAPAYLDDDGLPVPMDAVQQRLRQIEAGYKQEVEVLRQQVRQLQMRLESKQYSTPPSEPDVDYEDDITCLRESDNSNEEDSLSTHSEDRLSEGSWDRVERKDTEVTRWVPDHMASHCFNCDCEFWIAKRRHHCRNCGNVFCKDCCHLKLPIPDQQLYDPVLVCNTCHDLLLVSRTREIRSQQLKKAIAAASS; encoded by the exons GTGCCATTCCCAGTTCTTCAGGGGGAAGGGGTGGAATATCTTGGCCATGCCGATGAAGCCATCATTGCCATTTCTAACTACAGGCTCCACATCAAGTTCAAGGACTCTGTCATCAAC ACCTACCCAGGTATGGACAATGAGATATCT GTGCCTCTCAGGCTGATCGAGGGTGTGGAGAGTAGAGATATGTTCCAGCtgcacatcatctgcaaagactCCAAAGTTGTCAG ATGCCACTTTGCAACATTCAAGCAATGCCAGGAGTGGGTCAAACGTCTGATCCGGGCCATAGCTCACCCGTCCCGGCTGGAAGACCTGTTCGCCCTGGCCTATCATGCCTGGTGCCTCGGAGGCAGTGCTGATGATGAAGACCAGCATGTTCATCTCTGCCGCCCag GTGATCACGTGCGTCAGAGAATGGAAATGGAGGTCAAGAGGATGGGCTTCGACACACAGAACGTCTGGAGAGTGTCAGACATAAACTGCAACTACAA GCTGTGCTCCAGCTACCCGCAGAAGCTTTTGGTTCCAATATGGATCACTGACAAGGAGCTGGAGAGTGTGGCTTCCTTCAGATCCTGGAAGAGGATCCCCGTGGTGGTCTACAG GCACCAGAAGAACGGGGCAGTGATTGCCCGTTGCAGCCAGCCTGAGATCAGCTGGTGGGGCTGGAGAAACACAGATGACGAGTACCTGGTAACATCCATCGCCAAGGCCTGCCATATGGACGCCGGAGCCAAGGGTACCTGTGGAGCACCAGCCTGCCGACAGCGTGGGGAAGCTCCTGACTCCTGCGATAGTGATTTTG ACTCCTCACTGACGGGCGGCTCTGGCTGCGATAACAACACTGTGCCACAGAAGCTGCTGATCCTGGATGCTCGCTCATACACCGCGGCAGTGGCCAACCGAGCCAAGGGTGGAGGCTGCGAATGTGAAG AGTACTACCCCAACTGTGAGGTGATGTTCATGGGAATGGCTAACATCCACGCCATCCGGAACAGCTTCCAGGCTCTGAGGACCGTCTGCAGTCAGATCCCGGATCCAGGAAA CTGGCTTTCGTCACTTGAGAGCACCCGCTGGCTGCAGCACCTGTCTGTCATGCTCAAGGCAGCCACTCTGGTGTGTTCAGCGGTGGAGAGGGACGGCCGTCCTGTCCTGGTGCACTGTTCAGACGGATGGGACCGCACACCCCAGATTGTAGCCCTCGCCAAGATCCTGCTGGACCCCTACTACAGGACATTAGAG GGTTTCCAGCTGCTTGTAGAGACGGAGTGGCTGGACTACGGTCATAAGTTTGGGGACCGCTGTGGCCACCAGGAGAACGCTGACGATGTGAGCGAGCAGTGTCCCGTCTTCCTGCAGTGGCTggactgtgttcaccagctgctCAAACAGTTCCCCTGCCTGTTTGAGTTCAACGAGGCCTTCCTG gtCAAGTTGGTGCAGCATACGTACTCGTGTCTTTATGGCACCTTCCTGTGTAACAACGCTCGCGAGAGGGAGGCGAGGAACATCTATAAACGCACCTGCTCTGTCTGGTCCCTGCTTCGCAGCGGAAACAAGAACTTCCAGAACTTCCTCTATATCCCCAGTCATGATATG GTGCTGCAGCCAGTCTGCCACACACGGGCATTACAGCTGTGGACAGCTGTCTACCtgcccacctcctccccctgcaCCGCTGTGGACGACTCTATGGAGCTCTACCTCCCCCCGAGTGTCACAGGAGACGAGCTCACCTCACGTTCCCTGGACAG ACTTCCCAAGACCCGATCCATGGACAACCTGCTGTCAGCTTTTGAGAACGGGGTACCTCTGACTCGTACATCCAGTGACCCCAATCTCAATAAGCACTGCCAGGAGGGTCGCTCTGCGCCGGAGCCCTCCCCAGCCACAGAAGAAACCTCTGCAGACATTTCTGACGAGGTCATACCTGACGCTGGACTGGACAGCAGTGAAGGGGAACCTCTACATCAGAGTCCTGCCAAGACCCCAGAGGATGGCCCGGGTGCAGAGAGCTGTGAAGACGCACCGGAGGAGCCCTGTCTCACCACACAGCCCCTGCCCTCTCCGCCCCTTCCCCCCGTCCCTCTCAGTAAGGACGCCGCAGTCGCTCACACTCCCTTCCCCACTCCTGTCCTCCAACAGGCTTTGCCTCAGATCACTAACCCTCCTCTCCCACCACCTCCGCTGGAGGCTGAGAGCCCCTGTAGGACTGCTGAGAGCCCCACATCACCCACTCATAAATCAGAGCCGTGCTTACCTCTCCCCTGCAACGGCACCCAGCCTGCAGCCACCACACCCACCTCGCCGCTTAACGGCCACACTGACGGCCTCCCAGAATCTGCAGGCCTGCTGGCTCTGAAGCGGCTGACCCCACTCCTTCCCATGGAGGACTCCACTGAGACTCTCACAGGTGAGGGAGAACTCTCCCCCGTCCTGCCTCCCACAGTGGGCCGTGATCTTTCCCAGAATCATTTTAATTACGAGGAGCAGCCCGAGTCACAGCCCGAGTCACAGCCCGAGTCACAGCCCCAGTCACAGCCCCAGGTTCAACCccagaaggagaaagaggacatGAGGACAGATGTAGTGAAAGGAAGAGAGCGCGTGTTAACAGTTGCAGCAGCTCCTGTAGACTACACCCAGGTCGCAGCTCGCCATCTGATCTCCCAGAGCCAGCTCTCAGACCTGTCCCTGCTCAGCTCCCACTGGGAGAGTGTCCAGGGTCTAGTCCAGTCTGCCTGCAGCAGTGCCAGTCACTCTGGCATCACCCGGGCCTTGCAGCCCAACACTTACCAGAGCCGCCGGCTCGCCAGTAAGCTGCTCCGCTCCCAGGGCTTCGCCATTGCCAATGGTTCCCAGTGCTGCCGCAGAGAGGCTCTTTGTTGTCCCAGCAGCCCTCTGCAGCCCGGGTGGCTGTCTGCTGCCAGAAGTGCCGGCTACACCGGCCTGTGTGggcccgctgctgctgctgctgctgccgccctCAACAGCTACTCCCTGGCAGGCCATCAGCTCCTGCCGGTGTCATACTCCTCGCCCTCCGCTTCCggctcccctccccctccccaggCCCCAGCTTACCTCGATGACGACGGGCTGCCGGTGCCAATGGACGCCGTGCAGCAGAGACTGCGGCAGATCGAGGCCGGCTAcaagcaggaggtggaggtgctgCGGCAGCAGGTGCGACAGCTGCAGATGAGGCTGGAGAGTAAACAGTACAGCACCCCTCCCTCAGAGCCAGACGTCGACTACGAGGATGACATT aCGTGTCTGCGTGAGTCAGACAACAGTAACGAGGAGGATTCTCTGTCGACCCACAGTGAGGACCGTCTGTCTGAGGGCAGCTGGGATCGAGTGGAGCGCAAGGACACAGAG gtcacAAGGTGGGTGCCCGACCACATGGCCTCCCATTGTTTCAACTGTGACTGTGAGTTCTGGATAGCCAAGAGACGTCACCACTGCAG GAACTGTGGCAATGTGTTCTGTAAAGACTGTTGTCATCTGAAGCTGCCCATCCCAGACCAGCAGCTGTATGACCCGGTGTTGGTCTGCAACACCTGCCACGACCTGCTCCTGGTGTCGCGCACCCGCGAGATCCGCAGCCAGCAGCTCAAGAAGGCCATCGCCGCAGCCTCCAGCTGA